The following is a genomic window from Pseudothermotoga thermarum DSM 5069.
ATTTAAAGGAGCATCTGACATGAAGGGAAAACTTGCGTTTTTGGAACTAGCAAGGTTTGCAATTACGATCTTGATCGCTTTGCTGGTTGGGTACATTTTTCTGTCTTTCACGACGGATAATCCAAACGAAGCTTTTAGGTTTTTCATATCTGGTCCATTGTCAACGCAGCGAAGATTTTTTGAGTTTCTCAACAACGCAACTCCTTTGATTGCAACTGGGCTTGCAAATGCATTGGTTTTCCAAGCGAAAATTTTCAACATAGGCGCAGAAGGTCAATTTTTCTTCGGGGCTTTTGGCGCTATGCTTTGTGCACTGACTTTTCCACGCATAAGTTATATTCACCTTTTGCTTACTTTGCTGACTGGTGCGGCATTTGGTGCTATTTGGGCAACTGTTCCAGCAATGTTTAAAGCAAAGTGGAAGGCAAGCGAACTTGTTTCTTCTTTGATGATGAATTACATTTCCTACTACCTTGTCCTTTTCTTGGTGAACAACTATTTTCGGGACAAAGCGGCTGGTGCACTTGTTTCTTACAGATTTCCAGAAACCGCTTG
Proteins encoded in this region:
- a CDS encoding ABC transporter permease, whose protein sequence is MKGKLAFLELARFAITILIALLVGYIFLSFTTDNPNEAFRFFISGPLSTQRRFFEFLNNATPLIATGLANALVFQAKIFNIGAEGQFFFGAFGAMLCALTFPRISYIHLLLTLLTGAAFGAIWATVPAMFKAKWKASELVSSLMMNYISYYLVLFLVNNYFRDKAAGALVSYRFPETAWLATLTWYRLNSGLFINLALAFLIGFIVYRSKFGYQIRIVGANKKFAFFSGIETSSVVFWVQILSGAIAGFGGAIEISAMYRRFVWQSLPGYGFDGIIVAILARNNPLLVPLSALFIAYLRTGANVMARTTGIAPEIVIVLQAIMIFLITAEALLEKFKTKVIEKEAMKGE